A window of Littorina saxatilis isolate snail1 linkage group LG7, US_GU_Lsax_2.0, whole genome shotgun sequence contains these coding sequences:
- the LOC138971457 gene encoding uncharacterized protein: MSLPPELEQCLNKHVQHIQRRMAPDGVFLYLSGAKLLNDDDHRQYNLTADIFNKNHAILKVVSRHGRRGFDAFLEALDTTQQTGIAERLRATLNEKYSNEVVVVAGIDTIKNGDGGKEIVSSSHDGSAALRASTSLGGSFMTMPPRPRASVSSPLNRSRSVSRMTPLTPPLSEDELEEHLNRLKSLLHKISNSHGDRFCQQEATDLLGEMEDAGDAMVDRIRQLSDENVEKERELRRAKYMVRGMETEITRLKTIRTPPLPIDQTPEANLATTSTSSADHAAGKAGKPNKSKLCAIL, from the exons ATGAGTCTTCCACCAGAACTGGAGCAGTGCCTCAACAAGCATGTGCAGCACATCCAGAGACGCATGGCGCCAGACGGGGTCTTCCTCTACCTCTCCGGCGCCAAACTCCTCAACGACGACGACCACCGACAGTACAACCTCACCGCCGACATCTTCAACAAGAACCATGCTATCCTGAAAGTGGTCTCGAGGCACGGCAGGAGAGGCTTTGACGCCTTCTTGGAGGCGCTGGATACCACTCAGCAGACTGGCATCGCGGAGAGACTGCGTGCGACTCTGAATGAGAAGTACAGCAACGAGGTGGTCGTGGTGGCAGGAATCGACACGATCAAGAACGGTGATGGGGGGAAGGAGATTGTTTCTTCGTCTCATGATGGGTCTGCTGCTTTACGGGCGTCAACGTCCTTGGGTGGTTCCTTCATGACGATGCCGCCGAGGCCCCGTGCGTCTGTTTCGTCTCCTCTGAATCG ATCTCGCAGTGTGTCTCGAATGACACCACTAACACCTCCTTTGTCCGAGGATGAGCTTGAAGAACATCTGAATCGTCTGAAAAGTCTTCTGCACAAAATCAGCAACTCTCACGGAGACCGCTTTTGTCAACAGGAAGCTACAGATTTACTGG GCGAGATGGAGGACGCGGGAGACGCCATGGTGGACAGGATCAGACAACTCTCAGATGAGAACGTAGAGAAAGAACGAGAACTCCGTAGAGCCAAGTACATGGTGCGTGGAATGGAGACGGAAATTACAAGACTGAAAACCATTCGGACTCCTCCTCTTCCTATTGACCAGACTCCTGAAGCAAATCTTGCAACTACGAGTACGTCGTCTGCAGACCATGCCGCTGGAAAAGCCGGGAAACCGAATAAGTCAAAGCTCTGTGCCATCTTGTGA